The segment ctccggcgttccgtgcaggtgctctaaccaactgagctaaccgttcgagtacctcctcgttataaaattctgtttgctttgttcaactctcaggttgtggcttcatctacaggatctactttacagttgataacctgctcaacaccaatatttgcatattaggaaattgacttgaggtgtcgctcttgtaaatctaaacaatatgttatgtttttacaaccaagctgtggaatgagcttccttcttaTATGAATATTCAATgatgatacaacatgggtacatCATACTTTACAAAAAGGGCGAACATTTTCTTAATgtccagcaacgctcctgtgattcctcagttgttgcaagagaacgtgggcggcggtgatcacttaacatcgggtgacccgcacgctcgtttgtccacctcttCCATAATAAAAGTAAAGATCGCAAATTTGCAATCAGTTTTTTTGTATATGAAAATAACAGAAtgataatatttaacttttcagtgatattaaactaaattattatattaaactaagATCGAATccgaaatgaggagatccgtaggagaacccaAGTCACGCGAgtcatagcccagatggttgcgaaactgaagtggcagtaagcagggcacatagttcgacggacagatggccgttggggcagtaaggtcctcgaatggcgaccacgtaccggaagatgcagtggtGGTAGGCCCCAAacatgataatgataataataataatattgaccaattttacacaaattatcttgccccaagttaagcatctatagcctgtgttatgggttacaagacaatgatatatttgatacaatatactttataacgaacatccatattcatcatataaatgcttgcacctaccgggattcgaacccgggacctctagcttagtaggtaggatcgctaaccactcgctATGATGGCCGAATGAtgtttgatgagggcagcgcaggaccgatcattgtggagatctttgggggaggactttgtccagctgtggacatcttccggcttgTGATGATGAGTAAACTTCTCAAAGGTCCTGCTTATCAATGTAGCAATCCTGCCAGGTGCGGGGAGTGAGGGGCGAGGGGAGTACggatttatgaataaaatttagaattgaactattttaatttttgttttttatttgttttgttttaacaaATGTGTTCAGTAGTAGTAAATGATAGTTAAGTTTTATAACTGGTTAAAACGGTGTATAACAGATGACAGGCATAGATTAAGAGTTTGATTTGTCATTCCTGGTATAGGATACTGGCTTGTTTTCCTGGCATCATCCCGGTATTGACCTGACCTATCAACTCttcagtatatatttttttatttatttattggaaaacaaacagcttaagttatgtacatataaacccccttattcataatagtctgctaacttaaagtattgcttattctcactctgtcttcttctattgaccctaagtcagaatgagaaaaaacactcctgagcggctgtttaaagttagcggaccattatgaataagggggaaaatattgtaatacataatttatattacactagttgacccggcaaacattgttttgccatataaattattttttagagttaaaacgtttcttggacattgcaacattactttatttttcttaaataaaagattttttctaaaataagcgccctaagttactccttattatatCAGCTACCtgtcaataaaagtcccgtcaaaatcggtccagccaattcagagattagccggattaacaaacagacagacaaaaattgtaataaatgttattttggtgtatgtatccgtatatttatattcatatacatgtagtaaaaaacggttatttcaatattacaaacagacacttcaattttatttatatgtatagaaaagccaataaagtttccactttaatataaacaaagtaggagtgaatataaaCATAACGATTTGATATACAATTAAACGtaaggcgaaaaaagtacacaaaattACAAATGATACACAAGTTATGAAATTTATTGGTTggacattatatatattatatattaatattattctactGTAGATTTACTATGCTAGATCATATCGTATAAGTAGGTCGAATACTGAAGCCAAATTTTATAACGTTCGCTCACAACTCTACTGGATACTGAATGAGATACAGCCGTCACGCTCGCCTTGGTTACCCTCGTTCAGTTAAAGTCGACTTGAGTCTGAGTCTGAGTTTAAGCATAGTTGTATTTCGTTAAATGCTGCGTTAAattcatagataatttatacgtgtagatagactGTAACAGATGTGGAAATAAATATCGGCGAACTTTTCATCTCTATTTTCACaaacacacgcacactaaaacaaagtgactggcGTATCCcgagtgtaatacgtagctgtcatgcacactaaagttaaTTAGTGGTCCCACTGGAAGTTCAGCGCTGTTTGCGTCAGTAGGTAATCAGCATTATGCTGAAGTGTGACCAATTTCCGACAAACACTCcaatttataatttcttttgtatatatgttttttctattatattatgttaatattgtgtttgttacaaacaaatatatttctttctttttttcaaaCCTGGCCTGATATCATGCGTTGCcttacagcaagaggctctatctagacaaaTAAAGTATCTAAGGTTAAATTAATAGTCTTGATTCAGTTTTGGCTTCTGTCATTTGgtataaaataagttattactTTTGATACTCTCAAATAGACTATTGGAAAATCATCGAAGAGCCACctgtactttattttatttattcataaaggcttaccaactaaatacaatttattaacttatgcactaagaattaaacaaatataataaaatagtttaaatgtacttaaattataggtaggcacaacattactttacgaaatacatgtgatattttaaaatctaaaatctataaattttggagagtaatataaatttggttttttaaaattaagaaagtttgaaaagaagatatcaatgttttcatctatattaaaaatacaattatataattgtaacattagctgtagagtTTAAGCCATAGTTACTGTACATCTGTACTGTTATGATTCGGTCTTAGTGCGGTTTCAAACATTCTGCAACGAACAAACAAGTTGCGAAATGTGCTTCCTTGCGGAGTAGTACGTGGTGTGCCCAATACGATacggctcctgtgattcctctagtgttgtaaGAGATCTGAGagaggtagtagtatctagtagttattaaaaatgacatcaaaaagaattctaaaggaatcaattttgagaaaataaatgcctttttatgcctaatgtgggcggcggtgatcacttaacattaggtgacccgtacggccGTATGTGCTcctcttttataaaaagaaatataaaagctGAAGGAAATGCCCTTAAATACAAACCAGTtgcattaatatatttatttacttaactacagcattacaaacaaaaaattgtaataatcagGGGTTATACATAATTAggtatgaatgccagttactgATGCATACACCACTCTAGTTGGAAGACATTAAATTGAGtacaatagtagattgttaaccaagggtcgaaagaatcaattcccgaggtatagtccgagtaggaattgatttttttacccgtgttaaacactctacttttcatttcgaatatgaggaaaataaaattatgtgtttatctaaactattcatagataatatgttataatattagtagtacctattaaaattaattgtcaaattaggacaatttatgtcgactttttgaattttaaatatggaactgaccgcgtaattgttgcggcttattccgctcaaagaagtttgtgctAAGTTGTTTGCAgcatttgtttttattagtttttctttgaCATAAGACTCtacacagctgacagcagttttatttttaaagttcattccggcccttgggTGGGAAGTAAATAGTATGAGTTTTTCCTTCTCTGTGGAGGGAAGCAACATTTTCTAcacaataatcagatcaaaacaacaattCTTTCCGAgaatgagaaatgaaaaataaatttcgatCTGCTATTTTGAAGTTGCAgcagattattaaaataatagaagtAATAAAAAGAAGGAATATAGTAGCATAAAAATCaagtaacatattattatttatgaacagAAAGACACACATATAtacagtgggagactcctttgcacaggatgccgggtagattactggtaccgcaacggcgcctgtttctgccatgaaacagtaatgtgtgaccataaaacaaacacaatatgtttcggtcagaagggcgccgtagctagtgaaattactgggaaaatgtaacttaaacttaacatcttatgcctcatcaaggcgacgagcgcaattgtagtgccgctcagaattgttggggaTTTTCAatgatcctgagcggcactttctTGGAATGGGcgggacgtatcaattaccatcagttgaacttcttgctcgtatcgtcccttatttttcataaaatagatatgtatacagggtggtttttttgagaagggtggtgatggccaagtcagaAACTACGAGATTttgagaaaagtcgtgaaaggagtcatgccctcgatttttaagaaaccaataactgcatatttagtttttaaaatttcttgaacttttgacggaaatcgacccgaatgatttttcaaaaaaaattacaacctgtattattgaaccaatggactctgatgctgataaggatcaatctatgcaaagatatgtattactaaaaattaaaggaaatagaaaaaaattactaattgCAAATTACAATTACTAATTGCATTAATAATTACTTCTTAAACATCTTAAAACTTAACTAACACTAAAGTGTTAGTTAAGTTTTAAGTTGCTCAAAATGGTTTCCTTTGACTCCAATTGTAAGTTTATCGTCTCTCTGACGATCTTAGATTGACTTGTCttccgtgtaaaaataaaacaagaaatttAGTActtcctttcatttttagtaatatattttattgcaaagattgatccttatgagcaacagagtccattggtccaataatacagggtgtaatttttttgaaatcattcgggtcgatttccgtcaaatttcaagaaataaaaaaaaacaatatgcaGTTATCGGTATCTTATAAATCGaaggcatgactcctttcacgacttttaagtctcgtagtttccgacttggccatcactgcccttctcaaaaaaccaccctgtatatagCTCTGCATGTTAAATCTTTAGGagtacttctagataaaaatctaaaatggaaagagcatgtagacatggtatgccaaaaaatttatagatatgtttatctatactaatattataaagctgcagtgtttgtttgtttgtttgaacgcgctaatctctggtactactggtctgatttgaatgattctttcagtgttgggtagtccatttatcgaggaagactatgttttttttttaaattaggaatccgtaataaaattgctattttgtaacacaaggtgtaaaattgaaaacctatttttgcgtgcgctgcaaaaactattgacaatagaacaaaatgatgtacaggctataatataggcaatattttattacttataaaactatcgtgtgaattatactttatatggcaaaacaacgtttgccgggtcagctagtgtgttatatagattgcgttaaacggctttaccaagtacagtcctggcagcttatcatggttatgtcgcatcagtacttcgatatggactCATCTTGTGGGGAAACTTCGCTAGAGTTTCCTAATAATAGGCTAATAGGGCTTTCATagcccaaaagagatgcttaagagctatgacaggagccttttacttttacttccatttccctgtatgtGTACATACGAAATATttatctttgtcaaacaacatgaccatttatttgcaaaagcaagagatatttatccgagaaatacaagaaacggtgacagactggtgattgcacacaaatttcataatgcatcctacggaaaatgtagctatctcatgtgtataaaaatatttaataaactccctccaagcttacgcgtattatccgtccaacgatttaaaaaggatctttttacatggcttatagataaatgtttttattccataaatgaaatgttgacacattagattaaattaaattgactttaaaaaaatatattaattctagtctttaaataatgacatttaaacataataattataattttaattaacctaagtgcttaaaatatacagtttgttaatgttaaatcaattataataataactagaattttgttaataataattttgcatgccagaaatggccgtaacattgatacattaaaactatttacatcCATTGtaacatgttttctagcaaaattaaggttttatttattttatttatacttattcaTAAGCGGTGTTACATTCGTCCTCAATGAGGATCGAATACGCTTTCAATATTCtcacaacacaatctaatattTATGAATCAACAAAccgtttaatttttttgtttaatgcaaacgaataattatttttgtcatAATATGTCCTTAGGCTGGCTACATACAAAACACTCATAGAGTTTTTCTTTATTCTATTCagcttaaatatataaatatgaaaaataatataattttttatatagattttgATTCATGTAATCgtatgaaatattttacatatagtTACAATTGTTATGttgtgaaaaaataattcattataaaatattgatattttaagatattacttatgtattataaattataaatgtatgattcctataaagtaatatttaatgttatattattaaatataagattgTAATAATAAGTGTGTAAACAGCCTTACAATAAAGATTCTAAATGAAAACAGTCGCCTCAGCTAACCTTCGAGATGTTTCTTATTAGACACGTATCGACGTTTAACCACGACTTACTCATTTCATACATTTGTATATAAAGTCAACGAAACTCTCACTCAACCATCAAACGATCACAGTCCACCATGAAGACACTAATAGTCCTCTCAGTAATAGTAGTCTTATCAGCCGCAAGTCCAGCGTTCATAGGGAAGGATGAAGAGTCAAGGCTGAATGGTGTTCTGAAAACTGTCAAGCGTCAAAGAAAGTCTCTTGTTGAAGATTCTCCTTCGGAATTACTGAAAGGACATGAGACTAATAATGGATTACTCAACAGTGAAATTGACGCACAAACAGGAAAAGCTCATTCACAAAGAAGGCCCATTCTTGTAAGAAGAAAATTTGGCTACAAACTTTTCCGTGATTCCAACGAGGAAACAGCGCAACCTGAACCACGAGAGAAGTGTCGAAGACAGTTCAGATTTAAGCTTTGTGATGATGAATTACCAGCGACTGGCATGAGGAGTTTGGACAACGAAGAAGACCATGAAGAAATGTCAGAGATCGACGTTGAACAGAGCATACAAATGGCAAGGGAGGCCGTAGAAATTTTACAAAGAGATTTAAAAAAGATGGAACAAACTtctaaattaatacaaaagaaaccaGTTGAAAACCAACAAGTCGGCGAAGTGACACCAAGGGAAATACTTGAACACATTGAAGCAAGAGAAGATCCGGAATGGGCACATGAAAAAACAACATTGGATGAAAATTTAGCTACTAAGTCTGAAGAGGCCAGGATGGCCGAATGGAAAGAAGCTATTGAAAACATTCAAAAAAATGTTGAGATAGCAAAAAACATTGAAGACACATTTAGAAGGTCTAGTAATGGTCATCTTTTTTCAGAGGAAGCTGAACTATTGCATACAGAACAAACTAAAGGCTCTCATGAAGAGATGAATCTTAAAAATTTAGAACCTCAGGCTAGAGATATGGAAGTATCCGAATCGTCTGATAAGcatgaaaaacaacaaaaaaacgCTCTAAATGAGAATAATTTGCAAGAAATTAAGGAGCAAGCAAAACATGTAGAAGATTTATCAAAACCGGTGAGCTTGAGGGTTGAGTCAGATACCTTAGAAAGTAAAGCAAGAAGTATGGAAATAGTTAACCCGGAACTTGAAGCTGAAACTGCagagaaaaaatttaatgtacaaGAGAAGAAGAAATCAGATGAAAATATGGAGGTTTTCGctactgaaaataaaaaacaaaaagttagCCTTCATAGCGATAGCTTGAAGCTTGAAAAATCTGCAGAAATGGATTTAATTACATCAGCTGAAACTATTAATGAGCCACACATATCTCGCGAGGTAGAACAGTTAAAAACTGATGAACCTGCTGAAGAGATGAAAAAACcatcaataaatgatttaaaaaatatccaaAGATCATCTGAGATAACAGAAAAAATCTCAAATCTCGAAGACGAGAGGTTTGCATCTGAAAGTTTAGCTGAtcttcagaaatcaaataaagatTGGGAGGAAAGCAATACTGTCATGAGTGCAAAACATGCAGAGAAGGAAAATACTGAAGGTGCTGAAAGAAAAGCCCTAATAGTTGATACAGAAAGCAAAACGTTAGAAACAATCCATCCAAAAGAACAACGAATGTCGGAAAATAGCATGGCAGAAGACAgtaaaaaggaatcaattttaaccTCAGAAATCAAACATGACGTGAAAAGTATTGAGAGCACCGTTAGTGTTAAGGAAGCCAATGATGTAGATTTAATATCGGAACCATCTACCATCGCTTCCAAAACATATTTACCGGTTGCAAAGAATACCTTTTCTGATTCAGATAACAGTGCGTCAATAATTAAAGATGAAAATACAGAAGAAAACTTAATGCGTTCTGCGGATGATAATCATAATATGAATACTGAGAAGTTCGATGTCTCTATTGATAAAGAACACAAAGAAACTGAAACACACAGTCAATTGCGGGAGGCTTCAGACGAAGATGCATTCGAAAAAAAGCAATCACTGGAAAGTCACAAACAACACCATGATCAAAACACATTAATCAGATCATCATTTGATAGTAAAGCAGAATCAAGTGAAGAGCACACAATGAAGGGAAATGATAAAAAGTTATCTGAACACTTGAAGATGCATGTGAACCAGGATATGTCGTCTCCAAAATCTGTATTGGAAGATAAAGAACCCAAAGCCATTCATAATACACATTTACATCGGCCACAAAAAACCGATGTTGATATTGAAAAAGCCAGTGATCATTTGAACCACCCAACTGCGAGATTAATTAATTTGGCACCCGAAACCCCTATTGAATCAGAAACAAGTGATATGAAATCGAAAAACACGAACAAAGCCTTCAAGGTTGACAGTCAACATTTGACTGATACACCATCAATGAAGATGTCGGAGCTAAATGATTATAATGACATGGGTATGCAACATAACGTTGAATTAAGCCGTGATAAGAATATAAATGTCCACACTTCTTCTCATTTGAAGGACAGTATGTCAAAATGGAACCGAGAACATTTCCAACACTATTCTCAGGATCCTTTCTTTATGCGGTGGGCACAAGAAAAACAAAGAAGTCATCAATTTCCCTCTGATTTTAATAGAGTAACACATATTCATACGGACCATTTGGGAAATCTTGATCTTGAAAACTCCCACGAAATTCCAATGCCAAGGTTTAATAATTACTATCACAATGTACTCAATCAACAAGACCCATCTACATTTTTAAGGGAagaacatgatttaaataatcaGCGGACATCTGATGCTGATACAGCAATGGAACCCAGCATGCATATGAATATGAGAGAGAATATGGAGAAGAGTGCAATGCCTTGGAACTATCATCACTCCTCAGGAAAGTCTGGTTATCTGTCTTCTTCATCACTAGTTGGTTCTAACTCTGGTGGTTCGAGTGCTGTTGGTATATTTCCCAATACTCACAGTGGTTGCGGAATTCCTTTAATGCTCAGCTGCTCGCCAT is part of the Leptidea sinapis chromosome 13, ilLepSina1.1, whole genome shotgun sequence genome and harbors:
- the LOC126967491 gene encoding uncharacterized protein LOC126967491 → MKTLIVLSVIVVLSAASPAFIGKDEESRLNGVLKTVKRQRKSLVEDSPSELLKGHETNNGLLNSEIDAQTGKAHSQRRPILVRRKFGYKLFRDSNEETAQPEPREKCRRQFRFKLCDDELPATGMRSLDNEEDHEEMSEIDVEQSIQMAREAVEILQRDLKKMEQTSKLIQKKPVENQQVGEVTPREILEHIEAREDPEWAHEKTTLDENLATKSEEARMAEWKEAIENIQKNVEIAKNIEDTFRRSSNGHLFSEEAELLHTEQTKGSHEEMNLKNLEPQARDMEVSESSDKHEKQQKNALNENNLQEIKEQAKHVEDLSKPVSLRVESDTLESKARSMEIVNPELEAETAEKKFNVQEKKKSDENMEVFATENKKQKVSLHSDSLKLEKSAEMDLITSAETINEPHISREVEQLKTDEPAEEMKKPSINDLKNIQRSSEITEKISNLEDERFASESLADLQKSNKDWEESNTVMSAKHAEKENTEGAERKALIVDTESKTLETIHPKEQRMSENSMAEDNPSTFLREEHDLNNQRTSDADTAMEPSMHMNMRENMEKSAMPWNYHHSSGKSGYLSSSSLVGSNSGGSSAVGIFPNTHSGCGIPLMLSCSPSVVSGRLAKANSLGYPAAGYRPGEDFKYYVKRDAKHIQDIATKVKTAPTHTM